A region from the Paraburkholderia youngii genome encodes:
- a CDS encoding DUF4126 domain-containing protein: MSVYVLALLIGVVAGLRAMIAPTAVSWATRLGWLPLQGTSLAFLGAAATPYIFTVLAVIELITDQLPETPSRKVPLQFGARVVLGALSGAAISGVHGGLAGGAIVGVLGAVVGAVGAVIGTLGGAKVRSSLASMFGRDAPAALIEDVVAIVAAALIVVSMHGF; encoded by the coding sequence ATGTCCGTGTATGTTCTGGCCTTGCTCATCGGCGTCGTCGCCGGCCTTCGCGCGATGATCGCCCCCACCGCCGTCAGCTGGGCAACGCGCCTGGGATGGCTGCCGCTGCAAGGCACGTCGCTCGCGTTCCTCGGCGCCGCGGCCACGCCGTATATCTTCACCGTGCTGGCGGTCATCGAACTGATCACGGATCAATTGCCCGAAACGCCGAGCCGCAAGGTGCCGCTGCAGTTCGGCGCGCGCGTCGTGCTCGGTGCGCTGAGCGGCGCTGCGATCAGCGGCGTGCATGGGGGCCTCGCGGGCGGTGCGATCGTCGGGGTGCTGGGCGCGGTGGTCGGTGCGGTAGGCGCGGTTATCGGCACGCTCGGCGGCGCGAAAGTGCGCAGTTCGCTCGCGAGCATGTTCGGGCGCGATGCGCCTGCGGCGCTGATCGAGGACGTGGTGGCGATCGTCGCGGCCGCGTTGATCGTCGTGTCGATGCACGGCTTCTGA
- a CDS encoding LysR family transcriptional regulator — protein sequence MRPYLPLNALRAFESSARHLSFTRAAQELNVTQAAVSQQVRSLEERLGTALFKRLPRGLAMTDEGLALRPVLSDAFDRIEAVLKQFDGGHFHEVLTVGVVGTFAVGWLMPRLKSFRDAHPFVELRLLTNNNLVDLATEGLDFAIRFGDGTWPGSLATKLLDAPLALLCTPEIAARLTRPDDLANETLLRSYRMDDWMNWFAAAGIAPRPVRGPVFDSSRLMVEAAIQGAGIALAPALMFEREINTGRLVRPFDVEVKAGSYWLTCLKGKPMTPAMLLFSQWLAKEAATAGHA from the coding sequence ATGAGACCGTATCTCCCGCTGAACGCACTGCGCGCGTTCGAATCGTCCGCGCGGCATCTGAGCTTCACGCGCGCCGCGCAAGAGCTGAACGTGACCCAGGCCGCGGTCAGCCAGCAGGTCCGCTCGCTGGAGGAGCGGCTCGGCACCGCGCTATTCAAGCGTTTGCCGCGCGGCCTCGCGATGACCGACGAAGGGCTCGCGCTGCGGCCGGTGCTGTCCGACGCGTTCGATCGTATCGAGGCGGTGCTCAAGCAGTTCGACGGCGGGCATTTCCACGAGGTGCTGACGGTCGGTGTGGTCGGCACGTTCGCGGTCGGCTGGCTGATGCCGCGCCTGAAGTCGTTTCGCGACGCGCATCCGTTCGTCGAACTGCGGCTCCTGACCAATAACAACCTCGTCGATCTCGCGACCGAAGGCCTCGATTTCGCGATCCGTTTCGGCGACGGCACCTGGCCCGGCTCGCTCGCCACCAAGCTGCTCGACGCGCCGCTCGCGCTGCTCTGCACGCCCGAGATCGCCGCGCGCCTCACGCGGCCCGACGATCTCGCCAACGAAACGCTGCTGCGCTCGTACCGCATGGACGACTGGATGAACTGGTTCGCGGCCGCGGGCATCGCGCCGCGGCCGGTGCGCGGGCCGGTGTTCGATTCGTCGCGGCTGATGGTGGAGGCGGCGATACAAGGCGCGGGCATCGCGCTCGCGCCTGCGTTGATGTTCGAACGGGAGATCAATACCGGGCGTCTGGTGCGCCCGTTCGACGTCGAGGTGAAGGCGGGCAGCTACTGGCTGACCTGCCTGAAGGGCAAGCCCATGACGCCGGCGATGTTGCTGTTCAGTCAGTGGCTCGCCAAGGAAGCGGCCACCGCGGGTCACGCCTGA
- a CDS encoding PP2C family protein-serine/threonine phosphatase produces MTCESQFRWTSSARSDTGRVREINEDACLNEPEAGRWAVADGMGGHAVGDVASRTVIDALTQLAAPHGLRMLIADVRARLQFANRQLRDEAERRQVQRIGSTVVVLLACDRFCGYVWAGDSRIYLYRDGQLRQLTRDHSQVEELRSLGVITDEEARNHPAQHMITRAVGATDLLELDDDAIEVADGDVFLLCSDGLSNELSDDEIAGVLTSAERENACCELVDLALARGGRDNITAVVVEAQDPNAADKTLLNPAP; encoded by the coding sequence GTGACCTGCGAGAGCCAATTTCGCTGGACATCGTCCGCGCGTTCCGACACGGGACGGGTCCGCGAAATCAACGAAGATGCCTGCCTCAACGAGCCCGAGGCGGGACGCTGGGCTGTCGCCGATGGGATGGGCGGTCACGCGGTCGGCGACGTTGCGAGCCGCACCGTGATCGACGCGTTGACTCAACTGGCAGCGCCGCACGGCCTCAGAATGCTGATCGCCGATGTACGCGCGCGTCTGCAATTCGCGAACCGTCAGTTGCGCGATGAAGCCGAGCGCCGCCAGGTGCAGCGCATCGGCAGCACCGTGGTCGTGCTGCTTGCCTGCGATCGCTTCTGCGGCTACGTGTGGGCCGGCGACAGCCGCATCTACCTGTACCGCGACGGACAGTTACGGCAACTGACGCGCGATCACAGCCAGGTCGAGGAACTGCGCTCGCTCGGCGTCATCACCGACGAAGAGGCACGCAATCATCCGGCGCAACACATGATCACGCGCGCGGTCGGCGCAACGGATCTGCTCGAACTCGACGACGACGCGATCGAAGTCGCCGACGGCGATGTGTTCCTGTTGTGCAGCGACGGTCTGAGCAACGAACTGAGCGACGACGAAATCGCCGGCGTGCTGACCTCGGCGGAGCGTGAAAACGCATGCTGCGAACTGGTCGACCTCGCGCTCGCGCGCGGCGGACGCGACAACATCACGGCCGTGGTCGTCGAAGCGCAAGACCCGAATGCGGCGGACAAGACCTTGCTGAATCCGGCGCCTTGA
- a CDS encoding sigma-54 interaction domain-containing protein: protein MMKILDQIEEASPAISYAGLIERIEILRSTLRWSSRLERADIDKLLRQATSLRDEVMQLSHKERFVQAATAGEPQTSAEQSRGARRKALLERSFIFEGTFGDNPRLLESLEIAEKAAPTDLPVLIDGESGTGKELMAKVIHANGARADKPFISVNCGAIPDNLLESELFGHRKGAFTGASNDRKGKFESAHTGTIFLDEIGELPLAGQVKLLRVLEAHEIQRVGSDETIAVDTRIVAATNRNLRKLSEEGRFREDLFYRLSVIHVTLPPLRERRDEIPLLIAWFGDEAAGTLKRRPVRLTPRLRDFLLSYAYPGNIRELRNVMYRISCLAADMADVEHLPLDMRPAAPGSAAAQAEGGQASGEQPISVANLMSLSDAKRAASDDAEKAFLERGLREVGGTVAELARRIDMNRSHLQMLLKKHGLHSKDFRNRNAPPTKNGTNERDEEDDEG from the coding sequence ATGATGAAGATACTCGACCAGATTGAAGAGGCGAGTCCCGCGATATCGTACGCGGGACTGATCGAGCGGATCGAGATCCTGCGCTCCACGTTGCGCTGGTCGTCGCGGCTCGAACGCGCCGATATCGACAAGCTGCTCAGGCAGGCCACCTCGTTGCGCGACGAAGTGATGCAGCTTTCGCACAAGGAGCGCTTCGTGCAGGCAGCCACCGCGGGCGAGCCGCAGACGAGCGCGGAGCAATCGCGTGGAGCGCGCCGCAAGGCGCTGCTCGAACGGAGCTTTATTTTCGAGGGCACGTTCGGCGACAATCCGCGGCTGCTCGAATCGCTCGAAATCGCGGAAAAAGCCGCGCCGACCGATTTGCCGGTGTTGATCGATGGAGAGAGCGGCACCGGCAAAGAGCTGATGGCGAAAGTGATTCACGCGAATGGCGCGCGTGCGGACAAGCCGTTCATTTCGGTGAACTGCGGCGCGATTCCGGACAATCTGCTGGAATCGGAGCTTTTCGGGCATCGCAAGGGCGCATTTACCGGCGCGTCGAACGACCGCAAGGGCAAATTCGAAAGCGCGCACACGGGCACGATCTTTCTCGACGAAATCGGCGAGTTGCCGCTCGCGGGCCAGGTCAAGCTGCTGCGCGTGCTCGAAGCGCACGAGATTCAACGCGTCGGTTCCGACGAAACGATCGCGGTCGATACGCGCATCGTCGCGGCGACCAATCGCAATCTGCGCAAGCTCAGCGAGGAAGGCCGGTTTCGCGAGGATCTGTTCTACCGGCTCAGCGTGATTCACGTGACGCTGCCGCCGCTACGCGAACGGCGCGACGAAATTCCGTTGCTGATTGCGTGGTTCGGCGACGAGGCGGCGGGCACGCTGAAACGCAGGCCGGTCAGATTGACGCCGCGTTTGCGCGACTTTCTGTTGAGCTACGCGTATCCGGGCAATATCCGCGAATTGCGCAACGTGATGTATCGCATCTCATGTCTGGCTGCTGATATGGCCGACGTCGAGCACTTGCCGCTCGATATGCGACCGGCCGCACCCGGTTCAGCGGCGGCGCAGGCGGAGGGCGGGCAGGCGAGCGGCGAGCAGCCGATCAGTGTCGCGAATCTGATGTCGTTGAGCGACGCGAAGCGGGCGGCCAGCGACGACGCCGAGAAAGCGTTTCTCGAACGCGGACTGCGTGAAGTCGGCGGAACGGTCGCCGAGCTGGCGCGGCGCATCGATATGAATCGCTCGCACTTGCAGATGCTGCTGAAAAAGCATGGCCTGCACTCGAAGGATTTCCGCAATCGCAATGCGCCGCCCACGAAAAACGGCACGAACGAGCGCGATGAGGAAGACGACGAAGGCTGA
- a CDS encoding HlyD family efflux transporter periplasmic adaptor subunit, with amino-acid sequence MKRDPHPRPLSEALEDHSVEGIAILTSEPVRIARALIWAMVALVVSGLLWSFVGRADVIVSAPGTLSPESEVRRIYTPIDGELADLYIAEGQPVSKGDVLARLNARGAIEAASNALQAQLKLEDAEREWKQFPEKKALMERKAASLKAQLEVEERLHENRVSEGTTKLAEGQKAELDEARSSLDNARRAREAANQELDRYSRLFAQPGGGGIAELQVEQKRTAALEADNAFRVAQSKLAELDFRLSHEYAQANAQLATSGQQSTDLQLQYDQAVRDVTDAEDKLRVQLQSARLEAEAAARVRFENIDKDNFLLILAPVSGVITDVTSTQRGDKIQANAPLGGIAPKDARPVLKIEISEHDRAFLHVGLPVKLKFNAFPYQRYGLISGTLAYISPATKPSAQDKQPVYEGRVTLDKDYYQVAGTRYPLRYGMTANAEIVVRERRLIDLGLDPFREVAG; translated from the coding sequence GTGAAACGCGATCCTCACCCTAGACCGTTGTCGGAGGCGCTCGAAGATCATAGCGTCGAAGGCATCGCGATCCTCACGTCCGAGCCGGTGCGGATTGCGCGCGCGCTGATCTGGGCGATGGTTGCGCTCGTCGTGTCGGGCCTGCTGTGGTCGTTCGTCGGCCGCGCGGATGTGATCGTCAGTGCGCCCGGCACGTTGTCGCCGGAATCGGAGGTGCGACGCATCTATACGCCGATCGACGGCGAGCTCGCGGATCTGTATATCGCCGAGGGGCAGCCGGTGTCGAAAGGCGACGTGCTCGCGCGGCTCAATGCGCGCGGCGCGATCGAAGCTGCGAGCAACGCGTTACAGGCGCAACTGAAACTCGAAGACGCCGAACGCGAATGGAAGCAGTTTCCGGAGAAAAAGGCGTTGATGGAACGCAAGGCTGCGTCGTTGAAGGCGCAACTCGAAGTCGAGGAGCGTCTGCACGAGAATCGCGTTTCGGAAGGCACGACCAAACTTGCCGAAGGGCAGAAGGCCGAACTCGACGAAGCGCGCAGCTCGCTCGATAATGCGCGCCGCGCGCGCGAAGCGGCGAACCAGGAACTCGATCGCTATTCGCGGCTGTTCGCGCAGCCGGGCGGCGGCGGCATCGCCGAATTGCAGGTCGAGCAGAAACGCACGGCCGCGCTCGAAGCGGATAACGCCTTCCGTGTCGCGCAGTCGAAGCTGGCCGAGCTGGACTTTCGCTTGAGCCATGAATACGCGCAGGCGAATGCGCAACTCGCGACGAGCGGGCAGCAAAGCACCGATCTGCAGCTGCAATACGATCAGGCGGTGCGCGACGTCACCGATGCGGAAGACAAACTGCGCGTGCAATTGCAAAGCGCGCGTCTGGAAGCCGAAGCCGCCGCGCGCGTGCGCTTCGAGAACATCGATAAAGACAATTTTCTGCTGATTCTGGCGCCGGTTTCCGGCGTGATTACCGACGTCACGTCGACGCAGCGCGGCGACAAGATTCAGGCGAATGCACCGCTCGGCGGCATTGCGCCAAAAGACGCGCGGCCCGTGCTGAAGATCGAAATCTCCGAACACGACCGCGCCTTTCTGCACGTGGGCCTGCCGGTCAAATTGAAGTTCAATGCGTTTCCTTACCAGCGCTACGGATTGATCAGCGGCACGCTCGCGTATATCTCGCCGGCCACGAAGCCGTCCGCGCAGGACAAGCAACCGGTCTACGAGGGCCGCGTCACGCTCGACAAGGATTACTACCAGGTGGCCGGCACGCGTTACCCACTGCGTTACGGCATGACCGCCAATGCGGAAATCGTCGTGCGGGAGCGGCGCCTGATCGACCTCGGTCTCGATCCGTTCAGAGAGGTGGCGGGTTGA
- a CDS encoding peptidylprolyl isomerase yields MTAIVRIDDEVVNVDEFIRLLKLTGQFESLIEQIVRDKLTVHAAKKQGITVSADEIQQRADQFRRVRGLHRAADMNHYLDALHVSLDEFEAFITDGLYQEKMLDDIGNDAAIRDYFALNSPKFDAIEVSHIVLDSEGKAKEMISYLHDDPDAFAEMAREHSIADTRESGGVIGKVLRGSLKPDIEAKIFNAAVGDLLGPFPSADRSCFEIFAVTAKYPATLDADVATEIRRLLRESWLIARAQEHVIEAR; encoded by the coding sequence ATGACCGCGATAGTGCGTATCGATGATGAAGTCGTGAACGTTGACGAGTTCATTCGTCTTCTGAAACTGACCGGCCAGTTCGAGAGCCTGATCGAGCAGATCGTGCGCGACAAGCTTACCGTCCATGCTGCGAAAAAGCAGGGCATCACTGTCAGTGCCGATGAGATCCAGCAGCGCGCGGACCAGTTTCGCCGCGTGCGCGGGCTGCATCGCGCGGCTGACATGAATCATTATCTCGACGCGCTGCACGTGAGCCTCGACGAATTCGAGGCGTTCATTACCGACGGGCTCTATCAGGAGAAGATGCTCGACGACATCGGTAACGACGCGGCGATCCGTGATTACTTCGCGTTGAATTCACCGAAGTTCGACGCGATCGAAGTCAGCCATATCGTGCTCGATAGCGAAGGCAAGGCGAAGGAAATGATCTCGTACCTGCACGACGACCCCGACGCCTTCGCCGAGATGGCGCGCGAGCATTCGATTGCGGATACGCGCGAGTCCGGCGGCGTGATCGGCAAGGTACTGCGCGGTTCGCTGAAGCCCGATATCGAGGCGAAGATCTTCAATGCGGCGGTCGGCGATCTGCTTGGTCCGTTTCCGTCGGCCGACCGTTCGTGTTTCGAGATCTTCGCGGTGACGGCCAAATATCCGGCCACGCTCGATGCCGACGTGGCGACCGAAATCCGCCGTTTGCTGCGCGAAAGCTGGCTGATCGCCCGCGCCCAGGAACACGTGATCGAAGCGCGCTAG
- the tehA gene encoding dicarboxylate transporter/tellurite-resistance protein TehA, translating into MNSNRGAVPAGFFSIAVGSLALANLWRVAIRLWHLPAVAGSVVTVAALAVWVVILFAYAHKWFAQTADARAELDHPVQSSFVALAPISTLLAAQLLQPYAHTIALTLYGIAALAQLGVGVYLHGRLWQGGRRPELTTPAIYLPTVGAGFVAAASSAAFGFHQLGELFFGGGVLAWLALESMILHRAAVHEPLPEALRPTLGVQLAPPVVGGVAYLSLTSGTPDLFAFALLGYGLFQALMLLRLLPWIRQQAFVPGYWAFSFGVAALPTMALRLVERGATGPIEFAAPVLFVVANAIIAILVVKTLQLLVQGKLIPPVAAGSTAATAPVKQVATAARIARVQ; encoded by the coding sequence ATGAACAGCAATCGTGGTGCGGTTCCCGCTGGCTTCTTCAGTATCGCGGTGGGCTCGTTGGCGCTGGCCAACCTGTGGCGCGTGGCAATCCGCCTGTGGCATTTGCCGGCCGTCGCGGGCAGCGTAGTGACGGTCGCGGCGCTCGCTGTCTGGGTCGTGATTCTGTTCGCGTACGCGCACAAGTGGTTCGCGCAGACCGCCGACGCGCGCGCCGAACTGGACCACCCGGTGCAGTCGTCGTTCGTCGCGCTCGCGCCGATCTCGACGCTGCTCGCCGCGCAACTGCTGCAGCCGTACGCGCACACCATCGCGCTGACGCTATACGGCATCGCGGCGCTCGCGCAACTTGGGGTCGGGGTCTATCTACATGGCCGGCTGTGGCAAGGCGGCCGCAGGCCCGAACTGACCACGCCGGCGATCTATCTGCCGACGGTCGGAGCGGGTTTCGTCGCCGCGGCGAGCTCGGCCGCATTCGGCTTCCATCAACTGGGCGAGCTGTTTTTCGGCGGCGGCGTGCTGGCGTGGCTCGCGCTCGAATCGATGATCCTGCATCGCGCCGCCGTGCATGAACCGCTGCCCGAAGCGCTGCGCCCGACCCTCGGCGTGCAGCTCGCGCCGCCGGTCGTCGGGGGTGTCGCGTATCTGAGCCTCACGAGCGGCACGCCCGATCTGTTCGCCTTCGCGCTGCTCGGCTACGGCCTGTTTCAAGCGCTGATGCTGCTGCGTTTGCTGCCGTGGATTCGCCAACAGGCATTCGTGCCCGGCTACTGGGCGTTCAGCTTCGGCGTAGCGGCATTGCCGACGATGGCGCTGCGTCTCGTCGAACGCGGCGCAACGGGTCCGATCGAATTCGCGGCGCCGGTTCTATTCGTGGTGGCGAACGCGATCATCGCGATTCTGGTGGTGAAGACGCTTCAGCTGCTCGTGCAAGGCAAGCTGATCCCGCCGGTGGCGGCGGGTTCGACGGCGGCGACCGCGCCGGTCAAGCAAGTCGCGACGGCCGCGCGAATCGCCCGGGTTCAATAA
- a CDS encoding lecithin retinol acyltransferase family protein — protein sequence MNTQTLDTRDDEPQSAAACDTTSSTIDLPIGAHLVTQRHGYEHHGIYVGNGRVVHYSGFAGSAHRGPVEEVELARFAAGHSMSVRATPSAIYVGAEAVSRARSRLGENRYRLLTNNCEHFCAWCLLGESRSDQVDCCLRHPSTGVRALLCLVKAFVESGARNDHRAAQLVQFA from the coding sequence ATGAACACCCAAACGCTCGATACCCGCGACGACGAACCGCAATCCGCAGCCGCTTGCGACACCACATCATCGACGATCGATCTGCCGATCGGCGCGCATCTGGTTACGCAACGCCATGGCTACGAACATCACGGCATCTATGTCGGCAACGGCCGCGTCGTGCACTACTCGGGCTTTGCGGGTTCCGCGCATCGCGGCCCGGTCGAGGAAGTCGAACTGGCGCGCTTCGCCGCTGGCCATTCGATGTCGGTTCGGGCGACGCCGAGCGCGATCTACGTCGGTGCCGAAGCAGTGAGCCGCGCGCGCTCCCGCCTCGGCGAAAACCGCTATCGCCTGCTGACCAACAACTGCGAACACTTCTGCGCGTGGTGCCTGCTCGGCGAAAGCCGCAGCGATCAGGTGGATTGCTGCCTGCGCCATCCGAGCACGGGCGTGCGCGCACTGCTGTGCCTCGTGAAGGCGTTTGTCGAGAGCGGGGCGAGGAACGATCACCGCGCGGCGCAACTCGTGCAATTCGCGTGA
- a CDS encoding peptidase domain-containing ABC transporter, whose translation MDAPQTAPSAPSTAEFLASVEILSPFSRDELERLAEYAQAKFYSFGETVCSAGEVADGLFVIRSGTVRIFTEEHGKETSMGVRKSGEIFADIAMLRSYVHEASVRSSGKTEVLFIPRSAIEPVMAANAAALAFVASYVAINSAGGFVAQLFDLRGKLNKAELEEYVRSVGAKRVAAGKEILKQDGREDRRLYVVRQGQVRIVRHEEGHDYTLATLGEGEIFGEKACLMRQEQMASVVATTDTRLLVIPERTVHFILERNPKLREVLDERIRYGDRELQRQKRLEQRRKLPLMLDLQSRPELGEKIIRRFALVEQAEEMDCGAACLAMICRHYGIPMTLGKLRELANVTTQGATLDSLARAGESLGFTTRGVQCTFDSLRGFDLPFIVHWEGYHYVIVYGLSKEYVWVADPALGFRKLSVEDFERGWSGTCLLFTGGSQLLQMSAERSPWIRFVGYLKPYRKILGYLFLATFVIQVLGVIPPLIIQNILDGVIVHQNVSLLHMLIGGLIISSVFTQLMSTIRAYLANFMVRNMDFAMMSQFFKHTLSLPFSFFAKRKTGDIFARFQENQTIRAFLTESTVTTALNLLMIFIYFTIMFVYNVKMTLVLIAFVIPIMGLTVIATPKIKGYAREVFTASTEAKSFLMEALSGVETVKGMGIERPVRLRWEKKYAKALELQYRAHAFNILVSFGSQLLNAATTIAILWVGANLVLARELTIGQLIAFNAFMGSVLSPLMGLVGLWSMLNDAGVAMERLGDVLDIEPEQKPQDLPSRVMLPELQGEISLQGVYFRYGEEDSAYVLENISFDIKPGELVAIVGRSGSGKTTLAKLLVGFYQPSEGKMTIDGYDSGVIDKAYFRAQIGYVMQSNLLFSGTIAENIASGDDAPDRRRIEEVAKMADAHGFISKMPLGYEQVVGERGIGLSGGQIQRLCIARALYHDPRLLVFDEATSALDSQSESNILGNMHDILKGRTAVIIAHRLSTIMRADKILVLYEGAIVEQGRHEELIQRGGMYYQLVQKQLSAS comes from the coding sequence ATGGACGCTCCTCAGACCGCGCCATCCGCGCCCTCCACCGCCGAATTTCTCGCTTCGGTGGAGATCCTGTCGCCATTCTCGCGCGACGAATTGGAGCGGCTTGCCGAATACGCGCAGGCAAAGTTCTATTCGTTCGGCGAAACGGTGTGCTCGGCTGGCGAAGTGGCCGATGGTCTCTTTGTGATCCGCTCGGGCACGGTGCGTATCTTTACCGAGGAGCACGGCAAGGAAACCAGCATGGGCGTGCGCAAGTCGGGGGAGATCTTTGCCGACATTGCGATGTTGCGCTCGTACGTTCACGAAGCGTCGGTACGTTCGTCCGGCAAGACCGAAGTGCTGTTCATTCCGCGCAGCGCGATCGAACCGGTGATGGCGGCCAACGCCGCCGCGCTGGCGTTCGTCGCCAGCTATGTCGCGATCAATTCGGCCGGCGGCTTCGTCGCGCAACTGTTCGACCTGCGCGGCAAGCTGAACAAGGCGGAACTCGAAGAGTACGTGCGCAGCGTCGGCGCAAAAAGGGTGGCTGCCGGCAAGGAGATTCTGAAACAGGACGGCCGCGAGGACAGGCGGCTTTATGTGGTGCGGCAAGGCCAGGTGCGCATCGTGCGGCACGAGGAGGGTCACGACTACACGCTCGCGACGCTCGGCGAAGGCGAAATCTTCGGCGAGAAGGCGTGCCTGATGCGCCAGGAACAGATGGCATCGGTGGTTGCGACCACCGACACGCGGCTGCTGGTGATCCCCGAGCGTACCGTCCATTTCATTCTCGAACGCAATCCGAAACTGCGCGAAGTACTCGACGAGCGCATCCGCTACGGCGACCGCGAATTGCAGCGCCAAAAGCGGCTCGAACAGCGGCGCAAGCTGCCGTTGATGCTCGACCTGCAGAGCAGGCCGGAACTCGGCGAGAAGATCATCCGGCGTTTCGCGCTCGTCGAGCAGGCCGAGGAAATGGATTGCGGCGCCGCGTGTCTCGCGATGATCTGCCGCCATTACGGCATTCCGATGACGCTCGGCAAACTGCGCGAACTCGCGAACGTGACGACGCAGGGTGCGACGCTCGACAGCCTCGCGCGCGCGGGCGAGTCGCTCGGCTTCACGACGCGCGGGGTGCAATGCACGTTCGATTCGCTGCGCGGCTTCGATCTGCCGTTCATCGTGCATTGGGAGGGCTACCACTATGTGATCGTGTACGGGCTGTCGAAAGAGTATGTCTGGGTGGCGGACCCGGCACTCGGTTTCAGAAAGCTGAGCGTCGAAGATTTCGAACGCGGCTGGAGCGGCACCTGCCTATTGTTTACCGGCGGATCGCAACTGTTGCAGATGTCGGCCGAGCGCTCGCCGTGGATTCGTTTTGTCGGATACCTGAAGCCGTACCGCAAGATACTCGGCTATCTATTCCTGGCGACCTTCGTGATCCAGGTGCTCGGCGTGATTCCACCGCTGATCATTCAGAACATTCTCGACGGCGTGATCGTGCATCAGAACGTCAGTCTGCTGCATATGCTGATCGGCGGGCTCATCATCTCCAGCGTCTTTACACAGCTGATGTCGACGATACGCGCGTATCTTGCGAACTTCATGGTCCGCAACATGGATTTCGCAATGATGTCGCAGTTCTTCAAGCATACGTTGTCGCTGCCGTTCTCATTCTTCGCAAAGCGCAAGACCGGCGATATCTTCGCGCGCTTTCAGGAGAACCAGACGATCCGCGCGTTCCTGACCGAATCCACCGTGACGACCGCGCTGAATCTGCTGATGATCTTCATCTACTTCACGATCATGTTCGTGTACAACGTGAAGATGACGCTGGTGTTGATCGCATTCGTGATTCCGATCATGGGACTCACGGTGATCGCGACACCGAAGATCAAGGGCTACGCGCGCGAGGTGTTTACGGCATCGACCGAGGCGAAGTCGTTCCTGATGGAGGCGCTCTCCGGCGTCGAGACGGTCAAGGGCATGGGCATCGAGAGGCCGGTGCGCTTGCGCTGGGAAAAGAAATACGCGAAGGCGCTCGAATTGCAGTATCGCGCGCACGCATTCAATATTCTGGTCAGCTTTGGCAGCCAATTGCTGAATGCGGCCACGACGATTGCGATTCTTTGGGTCGGCGCGAATCTGGTACTCGCACGCGAATTGACGATCGGCCAGTTGATCGCGTTCAATGCATTCATGGGCAGCGTATTGAGTCCGCTGATGGGTCTCGTCGGCTTGTGGAGCATGCTCAACGATGCGGGTGTCGCAATGGAACGGCTCGGCGATGTGCTCGATATCGAGCCCGAACAGAAGCCGCAGGATCTGCCTTCCCGCGTCATGCTGCCGGAACTGCAGGGCGAAATCAGTCTGCAAGGCGTCTATTTCCGCTATGGCGAAGAGGATTCCGCTTATGTGCTCGAGAACATCAGCTTCGATATCAAGCCCGGTGAACTGGTCGCGATCGTCGGGCGCAGCGGCTCGGGAAAAACCACGCTCGCGAAGCTGCTGGTCGGGTTCTATCAGCCGAGCGAAGGGAAAATGACGATCGACGGTTACGACTCCGGCGTGATCGACAAGGCTTATTTCCGCGCGCAAATCGGCTACGTGATGCAGAGCAACCTGCTGTTCTCGGGCACGATAGCCGAGAACATCGCGAGCGGCGACGACGCGCCGGACCGCCGGCGCATCGAGGAGGTCGCGAAAATGGCCGACGCGCATGGCTTCATCAGCAAGATGCCGCTCGGTTATGAGCAGGTCGTCGGCGAGCGCGGCATCGGCTTGTCGGGTGGTCAGATCCAGCGGCTGTGCATTGCGCGCGCGTTGTATCACGATCCGCGTCTGCTCGTATTCGACGAGGCGACATCGGCGCTCGACTCGCAATCGGAAAGCAATATTCTCGGCAATATGCACGACATCCTGAAGGGCCGCACGGCGGTGATCATCGCGCATCGGCTCAGCACGATCATGCGCGCGGACAAGATTCTCGTGCTGTATGAAGGCGCGATCGTCGAACAGGGCCGTCACGAGGAGCTGATCCAGCGCGGCGGCATGTACTATCAGCTCGTGCAGAAACAGTTGAGTGCATCATGA